A window of the Procambarus clarkii isolate CNS0578487 chromosome 79, FALCON_Pclarkii_2.0, whole genome shotgun sequence genome harbors these coding sequences:
- the LOC123764544 gene encoding uncharacterized protein translates to MDVLECKVCFESYNSVNRKPRSFRCGHTFCSVCLEDMLVRGSCSCPRCRHDHNALSLNDIPVNYSILSLIDAVESSSVDLSELCAPEAPVRTPKTTAGVCDDHGNHLVFFCTNCDKFICRDCTILDHPKVDHSVITIKNLLSQKKEENKAAVETVKQQSKQEMDDLLKYLDELRVETNMLDKLNEQIKKAMVLSVEEQDRVKQAMTAADQVPLQLSAVTRAMDEASTLDDVNNAATRTRGIKQHFEQMVIDNTTRLMSHENRNNFLKWLMMMISGCEVREGAGGGRAIYLLQEGDGATRSAPITLLHGRLHLHALSSKQPPDDALVLPYGRVRSLVEASSALTFLQLAWGSTITSRIYIRLRSQTQRSHNFLLLCTGERGFTYRGSHFLQAHWLGRCGEYVECGDYELDNGSGGAPLVDALEYDGELKQPIECGVVSARSRATKTASMFKIYTRDSPGYFDKGVFGMVETGMDVMREALTQKDIMNVEVWDCGVVIPF, encoded by the exons ATGGACGTGCTGGAGTGCAAGGTGTGCTTCGAGTCTTACAACTCCGTCAACAGGAAACCCCGCTCCTTCAGATGCGGCCACACCTTTTGTTCAGTGTGTCTGGAGGACATGTTGGTGCGGGGGTCGTGCTCGTGCCCCCGCTGCCGCCACGACCACAACGCTCTCTCGCTTAACGATATCCCTGTTAACTACAGCATCTTGTCGCTCATAGATGCCGTCGAGAGCTCTTCTGTAGACCTGTCAGAGTTGTGTGCACCCGAGGCGCCCGTCAGGACCCCCAAGACCACGGCGGGCGTCTGTGATGACCACGGCAATCATTTAGTTTTCTTCTGTACAAATTGCGACAAATTTATCTGTCGTGACTGTACCATCCTGGACCACCCGAAGGTGGATCACAGCGTAATCACCATTAAGAACTTGTTATCCCAGAAGAAAGAAGAAAACAAGGCAGCTGTTGAGACAGTAAAACAGCagagtaaacaagaaatggatgaTCTCCTGAAATACTTGGATGAACTACGGGTTGAAACGAACATGCTTGACAAACTAAATGAACAGATTAAGAAGGCGATGGTGCTGAGTGTGGAGGAGCAGGACCGCGTGAAGCAGGCCATGACAGCAGCAGACCAGGTGCCGCTCCAGCTGTCGGCCGTCACACGCGCTATGGACGAGGCTTCAACCTTAGACGATGTCAACAACGCTGCTACTAGAACCAGGGGCATTAAGCAGCACTTTGAACAAATGGTTATTGACAACACAACAAGACTTATGTCTCACGAAAACAGGAACAACTTTCTTAAA TGGCTGATGATGATGATCTCTGGTTGTGAGGTGCGTGAGGGCGCGGGCGGCGGGCGTGCCATCTACCTGCTGCAGGAGGGTGATGGCGCCACCCGCAGCGCGCCCATCACCCTGCTCCATGGCCGCCTCCACCTTCACGCTCTCTCTAGTAAACAACCTCCAGACGACGCTCTCGTCCTCCCT TACGGTCGAGTGCGGAGTCTGGTGGAGGCGTCGTCAGCGCTGACCTTCCTGCAGCTGGCATGGGGTTCCACCATCACCAGCCGGATCTACATCCGTCTTCGAAGCCAAACCCAACGGAGCCATAATTTCCTGCTGCTGTGCACGGGTGAGCGCGGGTTCACCTACAGAGGTTCCCACTTCCTCCAGGCGCACTGGCTGGGTCGCTGCGGGGAATACGTCGAGTGTGGCGACTACGAGCTCGACAACGGGTCCGGGGGCGCGCCTCTGGTAGATGCTCTTGAGTACGACGGCGAACTGAAGCAACCCATCGAGTGCGGGGTGGTGAGTGCCAGGAGTCGGGCCACCAAGACCGCCTCCATGTTCAAGATCTACACCAGAGATTCTCCCGGTTATTTTGACAAAGGTGTCTTCGGCATGGTGGAGACTGGAATGGATGTCATGAGAGAGGCTCTCACTCAGAAAGACATCATGAATGTTGAAGTGTGGGACTGCGGGGTTGTGATTCCTTTTTGA